The nucleotide sequence TTAAAGAAATCTTCGTTATTGATGTTCCATGCCAAAGCCATCGAAGGGAAATATCCCCAACGATCATCAGGATTTAATTTTGAAGATGCATCGGCTCTTAAAGTGGCAGTTAATAAATAGCGATCTGCATAATTGTAGTTTGCTCTTCCAAAATAAGAAAGAAGAGTATTCTCGCTTTTATCGATCACTACAGGATCAAATCCATCTTGTAATCTTTCGCTGTTATAACTATCATCTGCTCTTTCAAAACTTTGATAAGAGTATCCAAGAACAGCATTAAGACTGTGTTCGTCAAAATCCTTATCATAAGTTAGATAAGCATCAAAAAGTTTATTAGTACTAATGTTGCTATAAGTAACATACGATCCATCCCAATCTAATTGCGAAGAAGGCATATTTTCTGAAACTATAGTTCTTCCGTTACTATTCGTTTTATCTAAACCAACATTTACGGTAGCAGTTAAATCTGGAAAAAAATGCAGTTTGTAATCTATTTTAGCATTTCCTATAAATCTTCGCACTTCTGCAGCATCATGTTTTTCGTTAATTAATGCAATAGGATTTACGGGAGCTAAATTGTTTAATACAAACCTGTCAGCATCTTCACTATATGTTAACCAGGAATTATAGTTGCTAAATGGAGAGTTTTCATCGTAAATAGCCTGAGTAGGATCGTAATCTACAGCAGTTCCAATAGCATCACGATTTGCAAATGTATTTTCTGTATACATACCTCGTCCATTAAGCTCTACTTTTAAATGACCTTCCATAAAACTAGGTCGCAAGCTTACAGATCCTGTAGTTCTGGAGAAATTATCACCAGATAAAATACCATCTTGATCTGTATAACCAAGAGATGCACGAGTTGGCATAAAACCTCCAATATTTCCAGTCGTACTTAGATTGTGATCAAAACCAATAGCTTCAGAATAGATTTCTTTTTGCCAATCCATATCGGCATTTCCTAATCTTTCGATCGCCGCTTCATTTCCTACTTCATTTACTAATGATGTAAACTCTTCAGCATTCATAACATCTACATAATTGGTAGGTCTTGAAACTGTCGTGTTGCCAGAATAATTAAATTTGAATTCTCCTCCTTTTCCTTTTTTGGTGGTAATTAAAATTACTCCATTTGCAGCACGAGAACCGTAGATCGCAGTAGAAGATGCATCCTTTAATACCGTCATGCTTTCAATGTCATTCGGGTTGATGAAGTCTAATGGGTTTCGGGATCCACCAACATTACTGTTATCTAATGGAATTCCGTCAACCACGTAAAGCGGAGAACTATTCAAAGAAATAGACCCAATTCCACGAATATTAATATTTTGTCCCTCACCAGGCGCTCCACCACCCGATGTAACGGTAACTCCGGCTATTTTACCGGTTATTAACTGCCCGGCAGTGTTTACCTGTCCCTGGTTAAAGTCTTCTGTAGAAACCTGATTTACAGCTCCAGTTGCATCTTTTTTGCGAACAGTACCATATCCTACTACAACCACTTCATCTAGTGTGGCCTGGTCTTCTTCTAACTTTACATCGATTGTTTTTTGACCTGCAAATTCGATTTCTTTTGTAGCAAAGCCTAAGAAAGAATAAACTATCGTGTCTCCAACTACAAGGTTTTCGATCGTGTATAAACCATCAAAATCTGTAATGGTTCCATTACTTGTTCCCTTCAAAATTACGTTTGCTCCAGGAACAGGCATGCCAGTTTCGGCTTCTGTTATCGTTCCTGAAACGGAATTTTGAGCAAAAAAGCTCATCGGCAGCATAAACAGCAAAAACAATGTGCTTTTAATAAATGTTCTCATAAATTTCCTATTGAATTTCACTTAGATTATAAACTTTATATTTTTACTTCCTGAGGTTAAAACTATGTAAAATAAAGACATAAAAATTGCGGATATCTCAAAAAACAGTCACTACAACGATGTAGTGTTGACAACTTTTCGATTTTGAACTGTATTTTTACTCAATTTGTAAAATTAAAGTCCTGTTTATTGCTATTTTTACATTGAAAGCGATTCAAAGAAGAAGATTCTAAATTTATGAGGCCAAAACTTACGTTGAAACAAATTGCAAGAGAACTTGATGTATCCATTTCAACTGTTTCAAAATCACTTAGAGACAGTCCTGAGATCGGAGAAGATACTCGACAAAAAGTACAGGCGTTTGCTAAATTGTACAACTACAAACCTAATAATATCGCTCTTAGTCTAAAGAATCGAAAGACTAAGACGATAGGAGTCGTTATTCCAGAAATCGTACATCATTTTTTTACTACTGTAATTAGCGGGATAGAACATGTAGCCAATGAGATGGGGTATAGTGTAATGGTTTGTTTATCTGATAATAGTTTTGATAAAGAAGTGCTGAATATGGAGATGTTAGCCAACGGAAGCATCGACGGTTTTATTCTATCGGTGGCTAAAGAAACCATGCAAAAAGGAGATTACCATCATTTAATTGAAGTAGTAAATCAAGGCATGCCATTGGTGTTATTTGATCGATCGGTAGAAGAAGTACCATCAGATAAGGTAATTATTGACGATGTAAGAGGAGCGAAGCAGGCTGTTCAGTTCTTAATTGATAAAGGAGCAAAGAATATTGGTATTATTTCTACCGTAGATTACGTAAGTGTAGGCAAGTTAAGAACTCATGGCTATACCCAGATTCTAGAAGACAATGGTTTACCAGTAAATCAAAACTTTATTCTGAAAATAGAAGATATGGATCGTGTAGACGAAGAGATTGCTTCATTTATTGAGAATACTGAATTAGATGCGCTTTTTGCGGTAAATGAACATTTTGCAGCCGCTGCGGTACGAGCCATTCAGAATAAAGGAAAAAAAGTACCAGAAGATGTTCAGGTAATAGGCTTTACCGATGGCGAATTATCGAAACGTTTTATACCTAGTTTAACAACCATAAGTCAGCATGGTAGCCGAATGGGAGAGGAAGCGGCCAGATTATTAATTGAAAAATTAGAGAAATCTCCACAAGAAGAAGAAAGCTATAAGACGATTATAGTTGAAACAGGTCTAATAGAGAGAGAATCAACAAAAAAATGATTTAATATCGCTATTTTTAATTAATTAGCTATATTTATCGCCAAATTAGTTAATTTATCAGAACTTATATTTTTACTTCCTACCAAAAGTAAGTTTTGATAAGTCTTAGTGCTTATCGTAACCATTTAATATTACGATATGCAGAAACGCAAATTAAGTTTCTGGGAGATCTGGAATATGACATTCGGATTTCTCGGGATTCAAATGGGATTCGCATTACAAAATGCAAATGCCAGCCGTATCCTTCAGGTTTTTGGTGCAGAGGTCGAACATCTCTCGTGGTTTTGGATAGTTGCTCCTGTTACAGGTTTAATTGTTCAACCAATCATTGGTTATTATAGCGACCGTACCTGGACCAAATTAGGGAGACGTCGCCCATTTTTTCTAACCGGAGGGATTCTAGCCGCTATTGGTTTGATACTAATGCCCAATGCCGATCTATTTATTGCCATTATGCCATCCTTGTGGGTGGGCGCTGGTATGCTAATGATCATGGATGCTTCTTTTAATGTTGCAATGGAGCCGTTTAGGGCACTTGTTGCAGATAATTTACCTAGCGATCAACGTACCTTAGGATTCAGTATTCAAACGGTGTTAATTGGTATTGGTGCTGTAATAGGATCTTGGTTACCGTATGTCTTAACCAACTGGATTGGATTTACTAATCGCGCTGCTGAAGGAGAAATTCCATTAAATCTATTATTATCATTTATAATTGGGGCTGTAGTTTTAGTGATAAGTATATTGATTACTGTTTTTACTACCAAAGAGTATAGTCCAGAGGAATTAGAAAATTTCCATTCCCAAGAAGACAAACCAGGCAATATAGTTCCAGATGAAGAAAAGTCTAAAATCACTGATATTTTTACTGATTTTGTAAAAATGCCGCATACTATGCGCCAGCTGAGTTGGGTACAATTTTTCTCATGGTTTGGATTATTTGGAATGTGGGTATTTGCTACTCCTGCTATAGCACATCACATTTATGGATTACCACTATCAGATTCTAGTAGCGAAACCTATCAGGATGCCGGGGATTGGGTTGGGATTCTCTTTGGTGTTTATAATGCCGTTTCTGCAGTATTTGCATTTTTCTTACCGGTAATAGCGAAGAAAGTCGGACGAAAAAGGACACACATTATTTCTCTAATCGTCGGAGCAGCAGGATTGCTTTCTATTTATTTTATGCCAGATGAAAACTGGGTGATCTTAAGTATGATGGGGATTGGTATTGCTTGGGCAAGTATTCTTGCAATGCCTTATGCAATTTTAGCCGGAGCTATCCCACCAAGAAAAATGGGAGTGTATATGGGGATTTTCAATTTTTTTATTGTTGTTCCCCAAATCATAAATGCTCTTATAGGTGGTCCTATGGTTAAATACCTTTTCGGAGGAAATCCCATTTATGCGCTAATGATGAGCGGTGGAGCCTTTCTTATTGCTGCGCTTCTAACCATAAGAATAGACGATGTAGACGAACAAGTCACAAACTAAATTTAAAAAGAACATACTACTAATATGAGTCAAAAAGCTATCATATTCGATCTTGATGGTGTAATTGTAGATACCGCCAAATTTCATTTTCTAGCCTGGAAAAAACTGGCAAATGATCTTGGTTTCGATTTTACCAAAGAACAAAATGAAGAGTTAAAAGGAGTAAGTCGTGTACATTCTCTAAAGAAGATTCTTAATTGGGGAAATAAAGAACTTTCTGAAGAAGAGTTTAATCACCAAATGCAATTAAAAAATGAGAATTATCTGTCTTATGTAAATAAGATGGATAAAGGTGAAGTGCTTCCGGGAGTTCAAAAAGTTTTGGATTATTTAGAAGAACAAAATATCCCTTATGCACTGGGATCTGCCAGTAAAAATGCACGCCATATTTTAGAGAAAATCGATTTAAAGGATGGTTTTGATGCTATTGTTGACGGTACAGATGTTAGCAAAGCTAAACCAGATCCTGAAGTTTTCTTAATTGCTGCTGAAAAGTTGAATGTTGCTCCGCAAGATTGTATCGTATTCGAAGATTCGGTTGCAGGAATTCAGGCAGCCAATAAAGGCAAAATGACAAGTATTGGTATTGGTGAAGAAAAAACACTTCACGAAGCCGATTATATTTTCAAGGATTTTACAGAAATCTCGATTGAATTTTTACAAAATCTACTCCAAAAATAAATACAATTAACAATGAATCAGGATTATATTAAACCAGATGCATGGTCCATTATAGAAGAAGGTTTCGACGCTTCTCACGTTCAATCTTCAGAAAGTTTATTCAGTTTAGGTAACGGAGCTATGGGGCAACGTGCCAATTTTGAAGAGCAATACTCAGGGGAGACTTTTCAGGGAAGTTACATCGCCGGAGTTTTTTACCCCGATAAAACTAAAGTTGGCTGGTGGAAAAACGGCTATCCAGAA is from Zunongwangia endophytica and encodes:
- a CDS encoding SusC/RagA family TonB-linked outer membrane protein yields the protein MRTFIKSTLFLLFMLPMSFFAQNSVSGTITEAETGMPVPGANVILKGTSNGTITDFDGLYTIENLVVGDTIVYSFLGFATKEIEFAGQKTIDVKLEEDQATLDEVVVVGYGTVRKKDATGAVNQVSTEDFNQGQVNTAGQLITGKIAGVTVTSGGGAPGEGQNINIRGIGSISLNSSPLYVVDGIPLDNSNVGGSRNPLDFINPNDIESMTVLKDASSTAIYGSRAANGVILITTKKGKGGEFKFNYSGNTTVSRPTNYVDVMNAEEFTSLVNEVGNEAAIERLGNADMDWQKEIYSEAIGFDHNLSTTGNIGGFMPTRASLGYTDQDGILSGDNFSRTTGSVSLRPSFMEGHLKVELNGRGMYTENTFANRDAIGTAVDYDPTQAIYDENSPFSNYNSWLTYSEDADRFVLNNLAPVNPIALINEKHDAAEVRRFIGNAKIDYKLHFFPDLTATVNVGLDKTNSNGRTIVSENMPSSQLDWDGSYVTYSNISTNKLFDAYLTYDKDFDEHSLNAVLGYSYQSFERADDSYNSERLQDGFDPVVIDKSENTLLSYFGRANYNYADRYLLTATLRADASSKLNPDDRWGYFPSMALAWNINNEDFFKSNTVDQLKVRVGYGEIANVNGLGNYLFLTRYTASQQNAYYQFGSSYYQTYRPEAINEDLRWEVGRTINAGIDYSLFDNRISGSFNAYLKKTEDMISYVIVDPFTNFSNGIDKNIGDMENKGIEFELNVIPVQTEDFKWSIGYNIAYNKNEITNLPDQTEVGGINGGTGNNIQLHKEGYSPFSYWVYKQVYDEAGRPIEGAYVDRNGDNQINDEDKYLYKDPFADITMGLNMNVSFNNWDLAVVSRASLGNYAYNNMASAKSYEIRATENSILTNLHSNYFDTGFQSLTETNLQSDYYVQDASFFKLDNITLGYTFDQIFEESSLRLYSTVQNVLTITDYDGLDPEINGGIDNNFYPRPRTFTVGVNLNF
- a CDS encoding LacI family DNA-binding transcriptional regulator — encoded protein: MRPKLTLKQIARELDVSISTVSKSLRDSPEIGEDTRQKVQAFAKLYNYKPNNIALSLKNRKTKTIGVVIPEIVHHFFTTVISGIEHVANEMGYSVMVCLSDNSFDKEVLNMEMLANGSIDGFILSVAKETMQKGDYHHLIEVVNQGMPLVLFDRSVEEVPSDKVIIDDVRGAKQAVQFLIDKGAKNIGIISTVDYVSVGKLRTHGYTQILEDNGLPVNQNFILKIEDMDRVDEEIASFIENTELDALFAVNEHFAAAAVRAIQNKGKKVPEDVQVIGFTDGELSKRFIPSLTTISQHGSRMGEEAARLLIEKLEKSPQEEESYKTIIVETGLIERESTKK
- a CDS encoding MFS transporter, with the translated sequence MQKRKLSFWEIWNMTFGFLGIQMGFALQNANASRILQVFGAEVEHLSWFWIVAPVTGLIVQPIIGYYSDRTWTKLGRRRPFFLTGGILAAIGLILMPNADLFIAIMPSLWVGAGMLMIMDASFNVAMEPFRALVADNLPSDQRTLGFSIQTVLIGIGAVIGSWLPYVLTNWIGFTNRAAEGEIPLNLLLSFIIGAVVLVISILITVFTTKEYSPEELENFHSQEDKPGNIVPDEEKSKITDIFTDFVKMPHTMRQLSWVQFFSWFGLFGMWVFATPAIAHHIYGLPLSDSSSETYQDAGDWVGILFGVYNAVSAVFAFFLPVIAKKVGRKRTHIISLIVGAAGLLSIYFMPDENWVILSMMGIGIAWASILAMPYAILAGAIPPRKMGVYMGIFNFFIVVPQIINALIGGPMVKYLFGGNPIYALMMSGGAFLIAALLTIRIDDVDEQVTN
- the pgmB gene encoding beta-phosphoglucomutase translates to MSQKAIIFDLDGVIVDTAKFHFLAWKKLANDLGFDFTKEQNEELKGVSRVHSLKKILNWGNKELSEEEFNHQMQLKNENYLSYVNKMDKGEVLPGVQKVLDYLEEQNIPYALGSASKNARHILEKIDLKDGFDAIVDGTDVSKAKPDPEVFLIAAEKLNVAPQDCIVFEDSVAGIQAANKGKMTSIGIGEEKTLHEADYIFKDFTEISIEFLQNLLQK